The genomic stretch GATCCAGCAGCATCCCACGTTCGGGTATCGCCGCCTGCAGGTGTTGCTACGATATCAGGGCGGGATGATCGTGAACCGTAAAGCGGTCTATCGTGTGCTGAAACAGAAGAGGTGGTTCGTGCACCAACGCGTGACTACCCCACGTCCTCGTGTACAGGGCTGGGTCAGTCGGGCCAGTCGCAGTAACGAACGGTGGGCCATGGATGTGACGCATATTCCCTGCGGCAAGACGG from Nitrospira sp. encodes the following:
- a CDS encoding IS3 family transposase; translated protein: MLGVSRAGLHRPAGPERRGRRTEPPWTERLHQLIQQHPTFGYRRLQVLLRYQGGMIVNRKAVYRVLKQKRWFVHQRVTTPRPRVQGWVSRASRSNERWAMDVTHIPCGKTAGPIWRR